Within Agarivorans litoreus, the genomic segment AACATAAAAGCCATTGTAGTGAGTTCGGACTCTCCGCCTAAGGTGATATTTAAAGCTCAGGAAATAGATGGGCAATTAAAAGAAGTGGACGTATTACAAATTAGCCACCTAAGTAAGTTATCCAAAGAGAGTTATTTTGTGCATAACAATAGCCCCGATAAAGTAGGGGAGGTAACGCTATATTTCGAAGCCACAAGTACCTCACAAATTGGCAGCCCCAGTATTCCTAATATCAGCCGATTTGATTTGTTAAATGAAAAGCAAACCGCCGACTTGCGAGATAGTTATGAGCGCCACCAGTTATCTGGTCAGCAAATTAATTTCACCAAAGAAGAATTAGCCTGGATGGCAGATAACCCAGAAGTTGCGGTTGCGGTTGACCCTGCTGCTTTGCCCTATGAAGCTTTCGATGAAGACGGCAATTTTATCGGAATAGTGGCGGACTATTTACAGTTATTAAGTGTAAACACTGGTTTAATACTTAAGCCAGTGCCTGTGGCTAGTTGGCAAGATTCTCTTAAGTTGATTCAAAATCGCGAGGTAAAGCTAGTATCTGCTGCACTAAACAATAAGTGGCTGGAGCTAGATTATCACCCTGCGCTGCCTTTAGTGGAAAGCGAGCTAGCTTATTTGGGTTTAGAGCGAGATGGCTATTTTGGTTCAGCTGAACAGTTGGCGGGTAAGAAAATAGGCATTATAAAAGGCGCCTCTCAAACACGCAGTATTGTTAATCGTTATCCCGATATTGACTGGCAATACCCAGAAAACACCGAGCAAGGCATTGTTGCTGTAGCCGATGGCGAATATCACGGCATGGTCGATAGCTTGTTGGTGCTCAATTACATGATTCAAACTCGTGGTTACAGTCAAATGGCTATTACAGCTGATTTTGACCGAGAAGTCGTATCTACCTTGTTTGTGATAAAGTCAGAGCCTCTGCTACATAGCATCATAAACAAAGCGATTGATGCCATAAGCCAACAGCAAAGTAATGACATTACATTAAGCTGGGTACCTAACAAACTGGTTGAAAAAGTAGACTACGGTTTGGTTACTCAGATCTCTATGGGTGCCTTGGTATTAATACTTTTAACGCTGTTTTGGAACCGAAAACTGGCCTCACATATCAAAGCCAGAGAGTTAGCAGAGCAAAAAATTCAACAACGTGAGCAGCTGCTGTTCGATATGCTCAACGCTGCACCGATTGGGGTGGCTATAGTACAAAACAATAAAACTGTTTTTTCTAATAAGACCTGCCGTGACATGTTTGGTGTGGCTGCAAACGAGCTGGATGATTTTCAAGTTACCAATATTTATTGTGATATTAGCCAGCGCGATGAATGCTATCGAAGATTGGCGCAAGGAGAAGCTGTGGCCAATGTTGAAATGGATTTTAAACGCACCGATGGTAGCCAGTTTATCGGCTCGGCTAACTACTTAAATACCCAGTTTAAAGACCAGCCAGCGGTATTGTTTTGGTGTTATGACATTAGTGAACTTAAAGATCTGAATAATCAGCTGAGCTTGGCCATTGATGAAGCTGACAATGCCAACCAAGCTAAATCAGATTTCTTGGCTAATATGAGCCATGAAATTCGTACCCCAATGAATGCCATTATTGGCATGACTCACTTGGCGCTAAATGCGCAGCTGGACCGAAAAACTCGCGGTTACCTAAATAAAGTCTCCCATGCAGCGGCTTCTTTGCTTGGGATCATTAACGATATTCTCGATTTCTCGAAAATTGAAGCTGGCAAACTAGACATGGAATGCTTAGATATTAGCATACAAGATATCTTACAAAACCAGCTCAATTTAATTGAGTTAAAAGCTCAGGATAAAGGGGTTGAGGTGCTCACAGTGGTCGAGCCTTCGGTGCCGCATAACCTAATGGGCGATCCGCTTCGCTTAGGGCAAATATTCACCAACTTGGCCAGCAATGCGATTAAGTTTACTGAGCAGGGCGAAATTGCTTTCTCGGTTAAGTTATTGGAACAGCAAACCAACTGCGCCAAATTGCAGTTTTCGGTGCGCGACACGGGTATTGGTATTTCGCCCGAGCAACAACAAAAACTGTTTCAATCGTTCACTCAAGCGGATGCCTCTACCACCCGTCAATACGGCGGAACTGGCTTAGGTTTAACTATTTGTAAGCGATTAGTTGAGCTAATGGAGGGGGATATTTGGCTAGAGAGCGCCTTGGGTAAAGGTACCGAGTTCTTGTTTACGGCGTGGTTTAAGCTAAATCATGAGCGGCCTGCCATGCGCAGTGCGATTAGCCCAACCAGCTTAGATAATATGTGCATTTTGGTGGTGGATGATAATGAAAGTGCTGCTGAAATTATGGCCTCTATTGTGTCGTCTTTTGGCCCAGAAGTTAGCGTGGTGCATGCTGGCTCTGAAGCGCAGGCTTTAGTGGCTAAGCACCCTAACAAATTTGACGTAGCCATTGTTGATTGGAATATGCCAGATATGGACGGCGTTGCCACTTGTGAAGCGATTCGCCAAGAAGCTGGCAGTCATCCGGTGAAATTTATTATGGTGTCGGCTTATGACCATGCCCGTTTTAAAGCGCAAAGTGAAGATGCAGGCGTTAGTGCATATTTAGCTAAACCGATTACGGCTTCGGAAGTCTTTAACGCCATAGCGGAAGCAAGTGGGCGTGATGTTGCCTTGTATACCCCGCTGGCCAAACTTAGCGACAAGCTCACTTTAGCCAAACAAAAGTTACAAGGTGCACATGTGTTGCTGGTGGAAGATAACGAGTTAAATCAAGATTTAGCCATAGAGCTACTGAACAGCATAGGGGTAAGTTGCGAGTTGGCAGAAAACGGCAAGTTGGCCGTGGATAAGCTTCGCCAAAGCCGTTTTGATGGTGTACTTATGGATATTCAAATGCCAGTGATGGATGGCTACACAGCAACTCAGAAGATCAGAGAGTTTGATCTAGATGTGGCTATTATCGCTATGACCGCTAACGCCATGAGTGGCGATAGAGAGCGGGTGATAAGTGCTGGCATGAATGACTACATCAGCAAACCTATTGATGTTGAGGCTATGATAAACACTATGGCCGAGTGGATTAGCGCTTCTGGTTTGCAGCAAACAGCACCTATTAGTGCGCGAGAAGAGCCCATGCCTTCGGGGATTACTGAAGGCTTAAATCCCGAGATTATTGATCAGGCTGCCGGTTTAGCAACCTGTAATGGCAACGCCAACCTGTACTTCAAACTGCTGAATAAATTTAGTATTAACCAGCGCAGTTTTGCGGAACAGTTTGAGCAAGCTTGCGGCGAGTCAGACTGGGTATTAGCTACTCGTTTAATACATACTGTAAAAGGCAACGCTGGGAATATTGGAGCGCTTTCATTGCAGGCCGCAGCTGCCGAACTTGAAGCGGTTGCTGCCAGTATCTTGTCGGCAGAGGGCAGCAATAGTTATAAAAACAGTCACGAGCGGATCCAATCTTTATTGTCAGATGTAAGCACTTTGCTAGAGCTGGTCTTTCAAGAAATAGACTTGTTATTGCCTAAAGGCACTACTCATGAAATAGCCGAAGACGACAGCCAACAACAACACAACCTGCAGCAACTTAAGGCTGAACTGAGCACCCTAGAAGCACAGTTGGAAGAGTGCGACGTTGATGCAGTAGAGCGAATTGACGAACTAGCAGAGCTTGCTTTTCCGCCCGAGGTGAAAAAGCAATTGTTGGGCATTAACAAGGCCGCAGCTGAGTATGACTTTGAAGCTGCGAGTGAGCAGTTGCAGAGCTTAAAATCACTTCTCAGTTGATGCATATCATGAGAACCTGCGTTTCTGCTGCAAGCGCTCGATTATTCACTTAGGCTAGGGGCTGTTTATCTTTCGCGATTAAATTTTGTTCGTGAAAAAATCGTTTTAGGCGCGGCAAGGAGTGTGTAGCCTAGCATTCTAAGTAAACAGGCCTTAATAAAGCATAAAACGATTTTAGCCGAACCCTTCGGGCAGCGTTTGTGGCTTATTTCTACTGCGTTATCAGCTTCTCATGTAGGCTCACTACACATCAAAGCTTCTGCCTTGTATAAATAGTCCACAAACAGCTGCAAAAATCAGCTCGAAAGATAAACAGCCCCTAGTAAATCGCATTTGGAAAAGGATAAACCAATGATTAAGCCATTTTGCCTCAGTGTTGTTGCAATGCTTAGTGTGCTAGTGAGTTTGCCAGCGGCAGCATTTCCACAAGCTTCGGTGTCTTCAAATCAGCAATTATTTGCTCAGTCGATTATTTATCATTCACTAAGTGGTCTTTGCGCAGCAAAACCTGGAAATAAAAGCTTAACTGGTGATTTTCAAGCCTGGCGATTGGGTAATCAAGAAGCAATTAAATTAGGGCGTGAAGAAGTTGCCGCTATGGCTAAACAGCAGGATAAACCAATGGATTCGGTGGTGTCTAACCTAGTTCACGTTGCGGAGCAGGAGTGGGGCCAGCTTGATAGCCAACAGCGTCAGCAAAAATGCCAAACTTTACAGGCTTTTCTTACTCAAGCAGAGGCTACAGTTCACTAAGTTGAGAGTAGGGCCCGCTTAGCCAATTCGCTCTCACGGGCAGTAAGACTTAGATAGAGGCTAACTGATAGTGCGGGGTGATTTGGCTTTTAGCGATATGCTCGGCAACATCTAAACCACGCAAAAAGCCGTGCTGTGTGACCAGTACGGTTTTAAAACCCATCGCATTGCCACCCAATATATCGGTATGCAGCGTATCGCCAATCATCGCTATGCGCTGCGGATTTACTTCACCATAGCTTTGTTTTATTCGGCTGAGTGCTTCTTCAAATATTGGCGCATAAGGTTTACCAAAACAGCGAACGTTAGGGTACAGCTCTTTAGGCAGAGTAAGGGTAAAACTACCTGGCTCTTGTGATACACCATCTTCTAGGGGCGCAATTAGGTCAGAGTTGCCCACCCACACTCTGCGAGGGTTGTGATTAAGCTCGGTAATAAAACGCTGTTGCAAGCTGTCGTTCCAAGCCTGCCCACTTAAAAACAAAAACTCTTCGGCTTGCCAAAAATCTTGGTCCTCTGGATATAAACAAGGGCGTTGAATATCTAAGCGAAACTCAGGGAGGGTGATTACCCCTAAGCGTGAGTTGCTGTGCAAATCCATGTATTGCAGCAATACTTCTCGGCTGTTTACGATCTCTTGGTCACTAAAATCAAAACCAAGCCGAACAAACTTGTTAAACAGTTGCTGCTTGTTTTGGGTGGCGGCATTGGTGACCACCATTACTACTTTACCAGCTTGTCGTAACTTATCGATTTGCTGTTTAGCCCCATCTATCGCTGTTCCACCAACGTTTAGTACGCCGTAGGCATCAAATAAAAAAACATCAACATCGTCTACGATATCCGTAATGTTGTTAATGGTTTGACACTTCTCTACCGGAACATTTTTAGGCATCCGCTCTGGAATGCTTAAATAGGCGTTAAATGCCTCAGATGGGCTGTAAAACATGGTAAAACCTCAGCAAAAAACAGAGCGCTACTTTGGCAGGTTTGAGCAAAGAATTAAATACTAAACTTAGCTGCTGTATGCTGAACAACTAGCATGGCTTGTAAAGCCGATTCGACGCAAGGAGTAAAGCTTTGGATTACCAACAATTTAACCAGTTTTGTGGTGATTTAGCTGCCAGTACTTACATTGTGCAATGGGGCAACGCCCATGTTTGGAAAGTGGGTGGAAAGGTGTTTGCGATTGGCGGATGGGAAAAACTTAATCAGCCGGCATTTACATTTAAAACATCAGAACTCAATTTTGAGTTTCTCCGTGAAGAACCGGGCTATCGGCCTGCTCCCTATATGGCTTCACGTGGTATGAAGTGGGTCCAGTTATATCAAAGTGAACCGGCTTTTGATGAGCAACTTATATACTACCTTGGTGAGTCTCATCGCATTGTTTCTTTAGGCCTAACTAAAAAACTACAGAAAGAACTAGGTTTATACCAACGCTGAATTGATTGATTTTTTACTTGGTTTACAGCCAATAGCCATTACACTTTAGCCTTTGTTTATTGTCAAAGATTTGTATGCAGTACTTACTATCTATCACTTTATTGTGGGCTTTTTCTTTTAGTTTAATTGGCGTGTATTTGGCGGGCCAAGTAGACGCATGGTTCTCGGTGTTAATGAGAGTTGCACTGGCAACTCTGGTCTTTCTACCGTTTTTGAAGCCTAAACAAGTTAGCCGGAGCTTAGCCTTAAAACTAATGCTAGTGGGAGCTATTCAATTAGGCTGTATGTATGGCTTTTATTATCAGTCATTCTTGTTCTTATCAGTTCCCGAAGTATTGCTGTTTACAGTGATGACTCCCATTTACGTCACCTTGGTTAACGATGCTTTTGAGCGACGTTTTAATTGGCAGTTTTTATTAAGTGCTTTTATCGCTACTTTAGGTGCGGTGGCGATCCGTTATGAGGGGATAGACCAAGGTTTTGTGACTGGCTTTTTATTAGTGCAAGGTGCCAACTTATGTTTTGCTACCGGGCAAGTTGCTTACAAACGGATCATGGCTAATGAGCCTAAGCACTTAGCCCAGCAAACCGTATTTGCTTGGTTCTTTGTTGGTGCTTTGGTAGTGGCTGTGATTGCCTATTTGACGATGGGTAATTCAGAGCGTTTGCCAACTACTGCAACCCAATGGGGAGTATTGGTATATTTGGGCACAATAGCCTCTGGTTTGGGGTATTTTGCCTGGAATAAGGGCGCTACCTTAGTCAATATTGGTGCGTTGGCCGTGGCTAATAATTTGCTTATCCCGGCGGGCATTGCGGTGAACCTATTGATTTGGAATCACGATGCCGACATTATGCGCTTAAGCATTGGTGCCGCTATTATATTAGCTGCACTGGCGATTAATGAGCGTTGGGCAAAGCGAAGAATGACTAAAGGCATGCGCAAGGTCTAAAAGCTAGCGCATGGCTTTGCTACAATGACCGTTTAATTCAAGCGCTAAATATTGGAAAACTTGATGAACGATTTGCAACAAAATAACCCCTTGCACGGCTTAAAGCTGGAAGTGTTGCTTGATGAAATTGTTGAGCATTACGGCTGGGAAACCTTAGCGTTTGCCTTGAATATGAATTGCTTTCGCAATAACCCAAATACTAAGTCTTGCCTTAAGTTTTTGCGCAAAACCGACTGGGCTCGCGAAAAGGTAGAGAGTTTTTATCTCTATCGTTTTAAGCATTTACCGCGTCCAGATGATGTTCAATATGCACTGCCGCCTCGCGACCGTTTAGTGCCCTTGGATCAAAAGCCGCGCGCACCAGTAGTGATAGATATTACTGCCAAGCCTCAAGTGCAAAACAAGCCGAAGCCAAAAGCTAGACCTAGCCGACCTGCTAAAGCTCGTAGCGCAAAACCTAAAGCTGAGAAATCTAATCAGATTGATAGTGCAGACCCATGGGCTAATTCGCCTAAATAAGCTGATCTCAGGCTAAATAGTTTGCTCTAGTGAGTGGGGCGAGGCAGTAAATTCAGGTACAATTTCGGCTCGTTGATTTTGCTGTGATTAATACTGCGCTCTTTAATAGGTTTTATCGATAAATATGTCTCAAAAGTCTGTTCAAATTGGATTAGTTAACCCTAAAAGCCCTAGCAATGTGGGCTCGGTAATGCGTGCCGCTGGGTGTTTTGGCGCTACTGCGGTTTATTACACCGGCCAGCGTTATGCACGTGCAGCTCGCTTTAATACCGATACTAAAAACCAAAGTTTGAATATTCCACTAACTGGGGTTGATGAACTCGCAGAACAAGTTGGCGATGAGCTAAAACTGGTGTGTATCGAGCTGGCCGAAGGCGCAACACCTTTGCCGGAGTTTGTTCACCCAGAGCAGGCTTTATATGTGTTTGGTCCCGAAGATGGCTCAATTAGCCAAGCTTTAGTCGATAAGGCTGATGAAGTGGTTTATGTTCCCACCAAGGGGTGTTTGAACTTGGCCGCCACAGTGAATGTGGTGC encodes:
- a CDS encoding response regulator, producing MLSRITAVIGAILSLLLAVNAWSQSQVEEFTQQEKQWIAENTVVSVAPDANFYPYAFINLQGDFDGVTRSYLDVIEEISGLRFDYKLGMQWKDMLQGLKSGEFSLIPMMYLDSAKQDYVNYSQPFLLHTEYVFTQNDAPIISGVDDLAGKVVAIVEGFEQANWLKTNFPQLEFKTYPELSHTLQAVSDGEAYAAIAELSSALYIKNKLRLSNIKNNSVVSGRKDIPIHMGLAKHSSILLSIINKSIAQIDIATRNTIRGRWLTDSSSQQLLPGAFGYGRPPYMYDQSSEVGLELEIVRRVLASIGYQLGAIEQIPTVRAHQILSEDQSLDFSAGLVAKEDDELFYSDNIVQFHNVALTRKTEQLNITKASQLSEFSVTAFEGAAEQLGETLAGVAKVSSRYREYSVQEQSLEQFFSGNAQVIIADQTLLEWTIKHSGLTALQLSDFIVHDIFEQADVGYAVAFRNDYYRDIFNQALQAFKQSAAYAELSDLYANSDFSNQIKRASLLSDVLAPYIFNDDLKTIKHIAGIFQKNSNIKAIVVSSDSPPKVIFKAQEIDGQLKEVDVLQISHLSKLSKESYFVHNNSPDKVGEVTLYFEATSTSQIGSPSIPNISRFDLLNEKQTADLRDSYERHQLSGQQINFTKEELAWMADNPEVAVAVDPAALPYEAFDEDGNFIGIVADYLQLLSVNTGLILKPVPVASWQDSLKLIQNREVKLVSAALNNKWLELDYHPALPLVESELAYLGLERDGYFGSAEQLAGKKIGIIKGASQTRSIVNRYPDIDWQYPENTEQGIVAVADGEYHGMVDSLLVLNYMIQTRGYSQMAITADFDREVVSTLFVIKSEPLLHSIINKAIDAISQQQSNDITLSWVPNKLVEKVDYGLVTQISMGALVLILLTLFWNRKLASHIKARELAEQKIQQREQLLFDMLNAAPIGVAIVQNNKTVFSNKTCRDMFGVAANELDDFQVTNIYCDISQRDECYRRLAQGEAVANVEMDFKRTDGSQFIGSANYLNTQFKDQPAVLFWCYDISELKDLNNQLSLAIDEADNANQAKSDFLANMSHEIRTPMNAIIGMTHLALNAQLDRKTRGYLNKVSHAAASLLGIINDILDFSKIEAGKLDMECLDISIQDILQNQLNLIELKAQDKGVEVLTVVEPSVPHNLMGDPLRLGQIFTNLASNAIKFTEQGEIAFSVKLLEQQTNCAKLQFSVRDTGIGISPEQQQKLFQSFTQADASTTRQYGGTGLGLTICKRLVELMEGDIWLESALGKGTEFLFTAWFKLNHERPAMRSAISPTSLDNMCILVVDDNESAAEIMASIVSSFGPEVSVVHAGSEAQALVAKHPNKFDVAIVDWNMPDMDGVATCEAIRQEAGSHPVKFIMVSAYDHARFKAQSEDAGVSAYLAKPITASEVFNAIAEASGRDVALYTPLAKLSDKLTLAKQKLQGAHVLLVEDNELNQDLAIELLNSIGVSCELAENGKLAVDKLRQSRFDGVLMDIQMPVMDGYTATQKIREFDLDVAIIAMTANAMSGDRERVISAGMNDYISKPIDVEAMINTMAEWISASGLQQTAPISAREEPMPSGITEGLNPEIIDQAAGLATCNGNANLYFKLLNKFSINQRSFAEQFEQACGESDWVLATRLIHTVKGNAGNIGALSLQAAAAELEAVAASILSAEGSNSYKNSHERIQSLLSDVSTLLELVFQEIDLLLPKGTTHEIAEDDSQQQHNLQQLKAELSTLEAQLEECDVDAVERIDELAELAFPPEVKKQLLGINKAAAEYDFEAASEQLQSLKSLLS
- a CDS encoding HAD-IIA family hydrolase encodes the protein MFYSPSEAFNAYLSIPERMPKNVPVEKCQTINNITDIVDDVDVFLFDAYGVLNVGGTAIDGAKQQIDKLRQAGKVVMVVTNAATQNKQQLFNKFVRLGFDFSDQEIVNSREVLLQYMDLHSNSRLGVITLPEFRLDIQRPCLYPEDQDFWQAEEFLFLSGQAWNDSLQQRFITELNHNPRRVWVGNSDLIAPLEDGVSQEPGSFTLTLPKELYPNVRCFGKPYAPIFEEALSRIKQSYGEVNPQRIAMIGDTLHTDILGGNAMGFKTVLVTQHGFLRGLDVAEHIAKSQITPHYQLASI
- a CDS encoding MmcQ/YjbR family DNA-binding protein, whose amino-acid sequence is MDYQQFNQFCGDLAASTYIVQWGNAHVWKVGGKVFAIGGWEKLNQPAFTFKTSELNFEFLREEPGYRPAPYMASRGMKWVQLYQSEPAFDEQLIYYLGESHRIVSLGLTKKLQKELGLYQR
- a CDS encoding carboxylate/amino acid/amine transporter; translated protein: MQYLLSITLLWAFSFSLIGVYLAGQVDAWFSVLMRVALATLVFLPFLKPKQVSRSLALKLMLVGAIQLGCMYGFYYQSFLFLSVPEVLLFTVMTPIYVTLVNDAFERRFNWQFLLSAFIATLGAVAIRYEGIDQGFVTGFLLVQGANLCFATGQVAYKRIMANEPKHLAQQTVFAWFFVGALVVAVIAYLTMGNSERLPTTATQWGVLVYLGTIASGLGYFAWNKGATLVNIGALAVANNLLIPAGIAVNLLIWNHDADIMRLSIGAAIILAALAINERWAKRRMTKGMRKV
- a CDS encoding VF530 family protein — encoded protein: MNDLQQNNPLHGLKLEVLLDEIVEHYGWETLAFALNMNCFRNNPNTKSCLKFLRKTDWAREKVESFYLYRFKHLPRPDDVQYALPPRDRLVPLDQKPRAPVVIDITAKPQVQNKPKPKARPSRPAKARSAKPKAEKSNQIDSADPWANSPK
- a CDS encoding RNA methyltransferase; the encoded protein is MSQKSVQIGLVNPKSPSNVGSVMRAAGCFGATAVYYTGQRYARAARFNTDTKNQSLNIPLTGVDELAEQVGDELKLVCIELAEGATPLPEFVHPEQALYVFGPEDGSISQALVDKADEVVYVPTKGCLNLAATVNVVLYDRLAKSDKASGGEALIRSSRDVNNRLKAK